In Panicum virgatum strain AP13 chromosome 4N, P.virgatum_v5, whole genome shotgun sequence, a single window of DNA contains:
- the LOC120669382 gene encoding poly(U)-specific endoribonuclease homolog — protein MGQYHDMMPAQHQSTLQKIVDMCKRFRRAVTCREDDTFLPPRSSGPVPVPGPSSRWSTPAAQSGPPPPPPDTMATPSGSAVRPTYVPRPAHLYSAAPGSSLFPSIDPYGAGSSSLRRPIHDLEYRQVGGTDDDEEIQEMDDLMQMELVNTFFSSAPTQEVVGTSQLGGAPLATQDYSQVEQTPIPEQGRRSTHETIPPEPLTYSQRHTRAGQAAERRGKRRGGKCERI, from the exons ATGGGCCAGTACCATGACATGATGCCCGCCCAGCACCAGAGCACGCTGCAGAAGATCGTCGATATGTGCAAGCGATTCCGACGAGCCGTGACCTGTCGTGAGGACGACACCTTCCTCCCACCTCGCAGTTCGGGGCCGGTGCCTGTGCCCGGTCCATCGTCACGATGGTCTACACCCGCGGCACAGTcaggtccaccgccaccgccacctgacACGATGGCGACACCTTCGGGTTCTGCAGTTCGGCCCACGTACGTGCCGCGACCGGCACATTTGTACTCGGCAG CGCCCGGCTCGTCGTTGTTTCCGTCGATAGATCCCTACGGCGCCGGATCTTCGTCTCTTCGTCGTCCAATACACGATTTAG AGTACCGGCAGGTGGGAGGGACAGACGACGATGAGGAGATTCAGGAGATGGATGACCTCATGCAGATGGAGTTGGTGAACACGTTCTTCTCTTCTGCACCTACGCAGGAGGTCGTCGGCACTTCACAGCTGGGGGGTGCCCCACTCGCGACGCAGGACTACAGTCAGGTGGAGCAGACGCCTATTCCTGAGCAGGGTCGTCGGTCCACTCACGAGACCATCCCGCCGGAGCCACTGACGTACTCGCAGCGCCACACTAGGGCGGGCCAGGCTGCAGAGCGGCGTGGCAAGAGGAGAGGGGGCAAGTGCGAACGCATCTAG